A single region of the Acetivibrio cellulolyticus CD2 genome encodes:
- a CDS encoding discoidin domain-containing protein — MTKRKRLISMIVSSVLLIHVMISSMLTSFGFNQAEAATEIPSKLIVGDVDGNGTINSIDFALMRMVLLGLKSDFPAEDDLWVSDVTGDGNFNSIDFAYMRMYLLGMLKEFPKKDAVVTPTFTPTVTPTKSPTPTVTPTKVPTPTVTPTKSPTPTVTPTVPLQTLTPIPNDVARNKIAACSSYTGNGFEADKALDGILNTMWSAKGLGQWIRIDLGNEFTINKTEFVAGENKAYKYKIEASMDDENYAVIVDKTSNTMASDTYTDSLKETKARFIKLTLTGSADGTVSVKELRVFRTTQTPFPSILPLPSPIIVTDYIRPYVTLNLQTEKVSVNGSVQITAAASDDVGVVSKTLKVNGTVIALNEQGIATYTPKTAGVYKVEFLADDKAGNQGYTSKELRCVTTSDGAAPQASIASPEFGGFAGMPIEIKGTAKDANICNYVLEYSEKGKNNYIRFAEGTTNVEAGVLGKFDPNVVKKGLYDLRLTVYDNGGLSSQAATTVLAEGKMSLRKFSVAYTDISIPVVNGMPLEMKRYYDSTCKTKGDFGYGWTSEIEGIRLTEISQLTEGWSKNSALGVYFVKEDKPHYIVVTYPDGKTDKFLVKLKNIEATDPMGYYSLGTEGIGSFEVIFEPISGTYSKLTAENTEVHIYDNLSSNVFGLWQYPIYDFSEEVYKQGKYTLTTQDGTVIKFDASGKVESLNDSYGAKIVPQTDGLQYTRGTVTKKLTYSKPDGVINSASDLKQNGVVYEYDQYGDLVSFTDLEKHKTKFIYDSQHRMTKVINADNELITKNVYDETGRLVYVYDAANRKSEFKQETVDSKEIITVIDRRGNPTIYTFKADGNLESVEDAEHNTTSYAYKENGLVDTVKGPKGNFSYTYEMYDNGTIKKTTITDEKGNYVESYYDEKGNIDTICDFSNPSLKLVDNDYDANGRLSQTKDGEGGTTILGYDSGNRIGTVTDQMNKKILQFHYDSVTGNLDTQTDALGVVTSFKEYDANGRWGKAEFTRTISEGITEIVSTSNIYDNMGRVTENTDGVGRVSKAYYNGIGKIGTYTDKYQNTLSYQYDCLGNLTQVDYPDKSSEKYTYDEEGNVSSYTDRDSKTVYYTYDAMNRVEYVIYQDGSYVKYDYNEAGKIKKVTDQRGNSTENKYDSLGRLEYVFNSAKPEDKVQYIYSNKPYPDEMLDAKGNKFVYSYNSNGKLETIKYLDDTTYEILYDNAGRVSIVTDQNKKATKYDYKDNGLLEKVTLAYGIEGKEETWIYDYDEAGNLKSIEDPRGKVTKMESDGVGRLKRQTLALKMYMEASYDDEKREVTVTDYNKKPIVYKYDANMRLDIKEVGSENTIDFDYTNEGYIKKVEDKNGTTSYEYDDLYRLTKKTNPDNTTIEYFYDWAGNFTGIRTKGGATSYVYDAYNRLSKVIGNDNKATKYLYDAVGNLEYILHQDGYKTQYIYDNQNRLTDINRLKPDGVTVEYNYHYQLGFAGERKKLTETSGRIVEYDYDDCYRLKKEEITDPVLGNRLITYQYDKAGNRLEKNDNGVITKYDPDDNNRIKSEGSIIYDYDDNGNLKTKVDGTKTTTYGYDGENRLISVTETDSGKTNVETYEYDWEGNRISKTRNGVKVKYLVDSNGLAQVIEERDSKGNLLVYYTYGNDLISQTRGNVTSYYHYDGIGSTRRLTDKDGNVTDTYIYDAFGNLLNRTGNTENSYMFAGEQYDANSGLYYLRARYMNPQNGNFITMDPYSGSLNDPTSLHKYLYANASPVNFTDPTGYFSIPELMISFDINGVLDTLNCVALSALRNAAIGAVAGAVFGGVEAQINGRNIIEGVINGSISGAAYSELVTFAELRLLLGVIGVKDGVEGVFAAIEDEDYNLAAARAGMCLLAVLSLKSEMFNKTAGFNCAGVGNKGQSNVSKVFWASGQEAKTAAEQFALKNGGKTLEMTFTGKILEKGNSIFGFNNKILNFLWGKASVNFANKASGSINVIIKDSTVNPKGVFNNTELPILWEKLMDGIVESIKINHIP, encoded by the coding sequence ATGACAAAGAGAAAACGACTGATTTCTATGATTGTCTCAAGTGTATTATTAATTCATGTAATGATATCATCTATGCTTACTTCTTTTGGATTCAATCAGGCTGAAGCTGCGACTGAAATTCCAAGTAAGTTAATTGTAGGTGATGTGGATGGGAATGGGACTATAAACAGCATAGACTTTGCTCTTATGAGAATGGTGCTGTTAGGGTTAAAAAGTGATTTTCCAGCAGAAGATGATCTTTGGGTCTCAGACGTCACAGGCGACGGTAATTTCAATAGTATTGATTTTGCCTATATGAGAATGTATTTGTTAGGGATGTTAAAGGAGTTTCCGAAGAAGGATGCTGTAGTTACGCCAACGTTCACGCCAACAGTTACGCCAACAAAGTCGCCAACACCAACAGTGACACCAACAAAGGTACCAACACCAACAGTGACGCCAACAAAGTCACCAACCCCGACTGTGACACCAACAGTACCGTTGCAAACGTTAACACCAATACCAAACGATGTTGCAAGAAATAAGATAGCAGCATGCTCATCTTATACAGGTAATGGGTTCGAAGCTGACAAAGCACTTGATGGAATCTTGAATACCATGTGGTCCGCAAAGGGTTTGGGACAGTGGATTAGAATTGATTTAGGAAATGAATTTACCATAAATAAAACAGAATTTGTGGCAGGCGAAAATAAAGCTTATAAGTACAAAATTGAAGCTTCAATGGATGATGAGAACTATGCAGTGATAGTTGATAAAACGTCTAATACTATGGCTTCAGATACATATACCGACAGTTTGAAGGAGACAAAAGCAAGATTTATAAAACTGACTTTGACCGGAAGTGCTGATGGAACAGTTTCTGTAAAGGAGCTTAGGGTATTTAGAACCACACAAACTCCATTTCCTTCAATACTGCCATTACCATCACCAATAATTGTTACAGATTATATAAGGCCATATGTGACCTTAAACCTACAAACTGAGAAGGTTTCTGTAAATGGAAGCGTTCAAATTACTGCTGCTGCATCGGATGATGTGGGGGTCGTATCAAAGACTCTAAAAGTCAATGGAACAGTTATTGCTTTGAATGAACAAGGTATAGCAACATATACGCCCAAAACAGCAGGGGTATATAAGGTGGAATTTCTTGCAGATGACAAGGCAGGCAATCAGGGATACACTTCAAAAGAACTCAGATGTGTGACCACTTCAGATGGTGCTGCACCCCAGGCTTCAATAGCCTCTCCTGAATTTGGAGGTTTTGCAGGTATGCCTATAGAAATAAAGGGTACAGCAAAGGATGCAAATATTTGCAATTATGTTCTAGAATACAGTGAAAAAGGTAAAAACAATTACATACGCTTTGCAGAGGGCACAACAAATGTGGAAGCCGGTGTGTTGGGCAAATTTGATCCTAATGTTGTGAAGAAAGGGTTATATGATTTAAGACTAACTGTATATGATAATGGAGGACTTTCGAGTCAGGCAGCTACAACAGTTCTTGCTGAGGGAAAAATGTCCTTAAGGAAATTTAGTGTAGCATATACTGATATTTCAATACCTGTAGTAAACGGAATGCCACTTGAAATGAAAAGATATTATGACAGCACATGTAAGACAAAGGGCGATTTCGGCTACGGATGGACCTCTGAAATAGAGGGTATAAGGTTAACTGAAATCTCTCAGTTGACGGAAGGCTGGTCAAAAAATTCGGCTCTAGGAGTTTACTTTGTAAAGGAGGATAAGCCCCATTACATAGTAGTAACATATCCTGACGGAAAAACAGATAAATTCTTAGTAAAGTTGAAGAATATTGAAGCAACCGATCCTATGGGCTATTATAGTTTGGGTACAGAAGGCATTGGAAGTTTTGAAGTGATTTTCGAACCTATATCGGGAACCTATTCAAAATTGACAGCTGAAAATACAGAAGTGCATATTTATGACAATCTATCGAGCAATGTATTTGGACTTTGGCAATATCCCATATATGATTTTTCGGAAGAAGTGTATAAACAGGGTAAGTATACACTTACAACTCAGGACGGCACAGTAATCAAGTTTGATGCATCCGGAAAGGTTGAGAGCCTTAACGATTCTTATGGTGCGAAAATAGTACCGCAAACTGACGGATTACAGTACACAAGAGGTACAGTTACCAAAAAGCTAACCTATTCAAAGCCTGATGGAGTAATAAACAGTGCATCAGATTTAAAACAAAATGGTGTTGTTTATGAATACGACCAATATGGCGACCTTGTATCCTTTACAGATTTGGAAAAACATAAGACAAAATTCATTTATGACAGCCAGCACAGAATGACGAAGGTTATAAACGCTGATAATGAGCTTATAACCAAAAACGTCTATGACGAGACGGGCAGACTTGTTTATGTCTATGACGCCGCTAACAGAAAAAGTGAATTTAAGCAGGAGACAGTAGATTCAAAAGAGATAATTACAGTTATAGACAGAAGAGGTAATCCTACCATTTACACCTTCAAAGCTGACGGCAATCTTGAGAGTGTTGAGGATGCTGAACATAATACAACTAGTTATGCATATAAGGAAAATGGACTGGTTGATACTGTAAAAGGTCCGAAGGGAAACTTCTCGTACACCTATGAAATGTATGACAACGGGACAATAAAGAAAACCACAATTACAGATGAGAAAGGAAATTATGTTGAGAGCTATTATGATGAGAAGGGTAATATAGATACTATATGCGACTTTTCAAATCCCTCGTTGAAATTGGTGGATAATGATTACGACGCAAATGGAAGGCTTTCACAGACAAAGGATGGAGAAGGCGGAACTACCATTTTAGGATATGATTCTGGTAACAGAATTGGAACGGTTACAGACCAGATGAATAAAAAAATCCTTCAATTCCACTACGATTCTGTTACCGGAAACTTAGACACGCAAACGGACGCACTTGGTGTTGTAACCAGTTTTAAGGAATACGATGCAAATGGAAGATGGGGCAAAGCAGAGTTTACAAGAACTATAAGTGAAGGAATTACCGAAATTGTATCTACCAGCAACATTTATGACAACATGGGGCGTGTAACTGAGAATACTGATGGAGTGGGTAGAGTTTCAAAAGCATACTACAATGGGATTGGTAAAATAGGAACATACACAGATAAGTACCAAAATACTTTAAGCTATCAGTACGATTGTTTGGGTAATTTGACACAAGTAGATTATCCGGACAAATCAAGTGAAAAGTATACTTATGATGAAGAAGGCAATGTGAGTTCCTATACTGACAGGGACTCAAAAACTGTTTACTATACCTATGATGCTATGAACAGGGTGGAATATGTAATATATCAGGACGGCTCATATGTGAAATATGATTACAATGAAGCTGGAAAGATAAAAAAGGTAACCGACCAGAGAGGAAATTCTACTGAGAATAAGTATGACAGCCTTGGAAGATTGGAATATGTTTTCAATTCAGCAAAACCAGAAGATAAAGTGCAGTACATCTACTCAAATAAACCTTATCCTGACGAAATGCTCGATGCAAAGGGTAATAAATTTGTATACAGCTATAATTCAAACGGCAAATTGGAGACAATCAAATATTTAGATGATACTACATATGAAATTTTGTATGATAATGCCGGAAGGGTGTCAATTGTAACCGATCAGAATAAAAAGGCCACAAAATATGACTATAAGGATAACGGACTTCTTGAAAAAGTGACCCTTGCATATGGAATTGAGGGCAAGGAAGAAACTTGGATTTACGATTATGATGAGGCGGGAAATCTAAAGAGCATAGAAGATCCAAGAGGCAAAGTGACAAAAATGGAGTCTGACGGCGTTGGCAGGCTTAAGAGGCAGACTCTAGCTCTAAAGATGTACATGGAAGCTTCCTATGATGATGAAAAGAGGGAAGTTACGGTAACAGATTATAACAAAAAGCCAATCGTGTATAAATACGATGCCAACATGAGGCTTGATATTAAAGAAGTAGGCAGCGAAAATACCATTGACTTTGATTACACAAATGAGGGATATATAAAGAAGGTAGAAGATAAAAACGGCACAACAAGTTATGAATATGACGATTTGTACAGGCTGACAAAGAAAACAAACCCAGACAACACCACTATAGAGTATTTCTATGATTGGGCTGGAAATTTTACAGGTATAAGGACAAAAGGCGGGGCAACAAGCTATGTATACGATGCTTACAACCGACTTTCCAAGGTAATTGGAAATGACAATAAAGCTACCAAATACTTATATGATGCAGTTGGAAATCTTGAATATATATTGCATCAGGATGGCTACAAAACCCAGTATATTTATGATAACCAAAACAGGCTGACGGATATAAATAGATTAAAACCTGATGGTGTAACGGTGGAATATAACTACCACTATCAATTGGGTTTTGCCGGAGAACGCAAAAAGCTAACAGAAACCAGTGGACGTATTGTGGAATATGATTATGACGATTGCTACAGACTTAAAAAAGAAGAGATAACAGACCCTGTACTTGGAAACAGACTAATCACATATCAATACGACAAGGCAGGAAACAGGCTTGAAAAGAATGATAACGGAGTTATAACCAAATATGATCCTGATGATAACAACAGGATTAAGAGTGAAGGCAGTATCATTTACGATTATGATGACAACGGCAATTTGAAAACCAAAGTTGATGGAACTAAAACGACAACTTATGGTTATGATGGGGAAAACCGACTTATATCAGTGACTGAAACAGACTCAGGCAAAACAAATGTTGAAACCTATGAGTACGACTGGGAAGGAAATAGAATCAGCAAGACAAGAAATGGAGTAAAGGTGAAATACCTTGTAGACAGCAATGGCCTTGCACAGGTTATAGAAGAGCGTGACAGCAAGGGCAATTTACTGGTATACTATACCTATGGAAATGACCTTATAAGCCAAACTAGAGGTAATGTAACAAGCTACTACCATTATGACGGAATAGGAAGTACAAGAAGGCTAACAGATAAAGATGGGAATGTAACCGATACATACATTTATGATGCTTTCGGCAATTTGTTGAACAGAACGGGTAACACAGAAAACAGCTATATGTTTGCAGGAGAGCAATACGATGCAAACAGTGGATTATACTACCTGAGGGCTAGATACATGAACCCGCAGAATGGTAATTTCATAACCATGGATCCATACAGCGGAAGCCTGAATGACCCGACAAGCCTGCACAAATACCTCTATGCAAATGCAAGTCCTGTGAACTTTACAGACCCTACAGGATACTTCTCAATACCTGAATTGATGATATCCTTTGATATTAACGGAGTTCTGGATACCCTAAACTGTGTGGCACTTTCAGCATTGAGAAATGCAGCGATAGGTGCAGTCGCAGGAGCAGTTTTTGGAGGAGTAGAAGCACAAATAAACGGAAGAAATATAATAGAAGGCGTAATAAATGGATCAATAAGCGGTGCTGCGTATAGCGAATTAGTGACCTTTGCAGAGTTAAGGCTGTTATTGGGAGTAATAGGGGTAAAGGACGGAGTAGAAGGAGTATTTGCAGCAATAGAAGATGAAGACTATAATTTGGCAGCAGCTAGAGCTGGAATGTGCCTACTTGCGGTATTGTCGCTAAAAAGTGAAATGTTTAATAAAACTGCTGGTTTCAATTGCGCGGGAGTTGGTAACAAGGGACAGAGCAATGTTTCAAAAGTTTTTTGGGCAAGTGGGCAAGAAGCAAAAACTGCAGCAGAACAATTTGCACTTAAAAATGGAGGAAAGACGCTAGAGATGACGTTTACTGGTAAAATACTTGAAAAAGGAAATAGTATATTTGGATTTAATAACAAAATATTAAACTTCCTTTGGGGGAAGGCTTCAGTGAATTTTGCAAATAAAGCTTCAGGTTCTATTAATGTAATTATCAAAGATAGCACAGTTAATCCTAAGGGAGTGTTTAACAACACAGAACTCCCAATCCTTTGGGAGAAACTAATGGATGGAATTGTTGAATCAATAAAAATTAATCATATTCCGTAG